The following proteins are co-located in the Flectobacillus major DSM 103 genome:
- a CDS encoding helix-turn-helix domain-containing protein — MEIKNLYAPFEMELLEVSNYQAKQHTNTFFEMVFVLNGTGVQLINDHQLAYSSDKLFLIFPQDRHGFEVHQRTSLFFIRFNDSYLQTQSKEWLQKLEFIFHTHNHLPGCILKNVEDKPLIRALVEGLVREYRQDKPQRNEVIQQLINTIITIAARNITLMEVLSGQHYYTKQAVHLLNYVHQNIYDADMLKVEKMADTFHLSPNYLSEYFKKQVGENLQHYIIQYKIQLVATRLRYTSMRISEIAFELGFSDESHLNKIFKKYRGVSPSVFRKKWEE, encoded by the coding sequence ATGGAAATCAAAAATTTGTATGCTCCTTTTGAGATGGAGCTGTTGGAAGTAAGTAATTATCAGGCAAAACAACATACAAATACGTTTTTTGAGATGGTATTTGTGCTAAATGGTACAGGTGTTCAACTGATTAACGACCATCAGTTGGCTTATAGTAGCGATAAGCTATTCCTGATTTTTCCACAAGACCGGCATGGTTTTGAGGTACATCAAAGAACGAGTTTGTTTTTTATTCGGTTCAATGACAGTTATTTACAAACTCAAAGCAAAGAATGGTTACAAAAGTTAGAATTTATATTTCATACTCACAATCATTTGCCAGGTTGTATTTTGAAAAATGTAGAAGATAAACCCCTGATACGTGCGTTGGTAGAAGGGTTAGTCCGTGAATACAGACAAGATAAACCACAGCGTAACGAAGTAATACAACAACTCATCAACACAATTATTACAATAGCCGCTCGTAATATTACTTTAATGGAGGTACTTTCGGGGCAGCATTATTATACCAAGCAAGCGGTACATTTACTTAATTATGTTCATCAGAATATTTATGACGCAGACATGCTGAAAGTCGAGAAAATGGCCGATACCTTTCATCTTTCACCTAATTACCTTAGCGAATATTTTAAAAAGCAAGTTGGCGAAAACCTCCAGCATTATATTATACAGTATAAAATTCAATTAGTGGCTACAAGATTGAGGTATACCAGTATGAGAATTAGCGAAATAGCTTTTGAATTAGGTTTTAGCGATGAAAGCCATTTGAATAAGATTTTTAAAAAATACCGAGGGGTCAGTCCGTCTGTATTTAGAAAAAAGTGGGAAGAATAA
- a CDS encoding MauE/DoxX family redox-associated membrane protein translates to MTSLPFLLIRLAIGFSLLGHGLVRLPKLTTFSNWMVGIFDKSILPSAIVLPFSYVLPIAEFVLGLMLVLGLLTKQALVASAILMIILILGTCLIENWEALPSQLIHVMIIALLLQFISANQYSIDNLLVK, encoded by the coding sequence ATGACTTCACTCCCTTTTTTACTTATCAGGCTAGCCATTGGCTTTAGTCTTTTGGGACACGGACTGGTTCGTTTACCCAAACTTACTACATTTAGCAACTGGATGGTCGGTATTTTCGACAAATCAATACTTCCTTCGGCTATAGTATTACCGTTTAGTTATGTACTCCCTATTGCCGAATTTGTATTGGGGCTAATGCTTGTACTAGGTTTATTGACCAAACAGGCACTGGTAGCTTCGGCTATTCTTATGATTATCTTGATTTTAGGAACGTGCCTAATCGAAAATTGGGAAGCACTCCCGTCTCAGTTAATTCATGTAATGATAATAGCTTTATTGCTTCAATTTATCTCAGCCAACCAGTATTCAATTGATAACCTTTTAGTAAAATAA
- a CDS encoding NADP-dependent glyceraldehyde-3-phosphate dehydrogenase yields the protein MSNITKFEHLFPSEADIPAEYNITEPIEQREYLVNGEMRQWAGKTQDVWSPIYIQTPNGLEQKRIGSYPITDAPDAMEVLYAAVKAYNNGRGEWPSMSVPQRIECVERFTQKMIQKRDEVVKLLMWEIGKSLGDSQKEFDRTVQYIYDTIDALKDIDRNSSTFLIEEGIIGQVRRSPLGVVLCMGPFNYPLNETFTTLIPALIMGNTLLFKPPKHGTLLHYPLLEAFKDSFPAGVINTVYGRGNSVIPSLMESGKIDVLTLIGSSKVADKLKKMHPKVNRLRAILGLDAKNAAIVTESSDLELAVKECMLGSLSFNGQRCTALKIMFVHESLIDKFNARMAEEISKLKLGLMWEKGVNITPLPEPNKPAYLKELVEDAKLHGAKVINEGGGESFKSFVYPALLSPVNSKMKVWHEEQFGPVVPVASFSNIEEPIDYITASSHGQQVSIFGTDVHQISELIDATVNQVSRVNINAQCQRGPDTFPFTGRKDSAEGTLSVTAALRSFSIRTVVATKQTAENKTLVNQIVENQESNFLSTRFIL from the coding sequence ATGAGTAATATAACAAAATTTGAACATCTCTTTCCTTCGGAAGCAGATATTCCGGCAGAATACAATATCACCGAGCCTATCGAGCAACGTGAGTACTTGGTCAATGGCGAAATGCGTCAATGGGCAGGCAAAACACAAGATGTGTGGTCGCCTATATATATACAAACGCCAAATGGTTTAGAACAAAAACGCATTGGTTCGTACCCTATTACCGACGCACCCGATGCCATGGAGGTTTTGTATGCGGCAGTAAAAGCCTACAACAACGGTCGTGGCGAATGGCCTTCGATGAGCGTACCACAACGTATTGAATGTGTTGAGCGTTTTACGCAAAAAATGATTCAAAAACGTGACGAAGTCGTAAAATTATTGATGTGGGAAATTGGTAAATCTTTGGGCGATTCCCAAAAAGAGTTTGACCGTACTGTTCAGTATATTTACGATACTATCGATGCTTTGAAAGATATTGACCGCAATTCGTCAACATTCTTGATTGAAGAAGGAATTATCGGGCAGGTTCGTCGCTCGCCACTAGGTGTAGTATTGTGTATGGGGCCGTTCAACTACCCATTGAATGAAACTTTTACTACCTTGATTCCTGCCCTTATCATGGGTAATACCTTGTTATTTAAACCACCAAAACATGGTACATTATTGCACTATCCATTGTTGGAGGCATTCAAAGACTCGTTCCCAGCGGGTGTAATCAATACCGTATATGGTCGTGGCAATTCGGTAATTCCTAGTTTGATGGAGTCTGGAAAAATTGATGTTTTAACCCTGATAGGTTCGTCGAAAGTAGCCGATAAGCTGAAAAAAATGCACCCTAAAGTAAACCGTTTAAGAGCAATCTTGGGCTTGGATGCAAAAAATGCAGCTATCGTAACCGAAAGTTCAGACCTTGAACTGGCCGTAAAAGAATGTATGTTAGGTTCATTGTCGTTCAATGGCCAACGTTGTACTGCATTGAAAATCATGTTTGTGCATGAGTCTTTGATTGACAAATTCAATGCCCGTATGGCCGAAGAAATTTCAAAACTCAAGCTCGGCCTAATGTGGGAAAAAGGCGTAAATATTACACCACTTCCTGAACCAAACAAACCTGCGTATTTGAAAGAATTGGTTGAAGATGCTAAATTACATGGGGCAAAAGTAATCAATGAAGGTGGTGGCGAAAGCTTCAAATCGTTTGTGTATCCTGCTCTTCTTTCACCTGTAAATAGCAAAATGAAAGTTTGGCACGAAGAACAATTTGGCCCTGTTGTACCTGTGGCTTCTTTTAGCAATATCGAAGAGCCTATCGATTATATTACGGCTTCATCGCACGGTCAACAAGTTTCGATTTTTGGTACAGACGTTCATCAAATTTCAGAATTGATTGATGCTACTGTCAACCAAGTATCGCGTGTAAATATCAACGCCCAATGTCAGCGTGGCCCAGACACCTTCCCTTTCACAGGTCGGAAAGATTCGGCAGAGGGAACGCTATCGGTAACAGCAGCTTTGCGTTCGTTCTCAATAAGAACCGTTGTAGCTACTAAACAAACGGCTGAAAACAAAACTTTAGTAAATCAAATCGTTGAAAATCAAGAATCTAACTTCTTGTCAACTAGATTTATCCTATAG